One Bufo gargarizans isolate SCDJY-AF-19 chromosome 4, ASM1485885v1, whole genome shotgun sequence DNA window includes the following coding sequences:
- the LOC122934681 gene encoding fibrocystin-like — translation MAEVGLLSRNVQIDTDTPCSGRIMVGQYTNVLGEEYLGSLELSNTEISNFGSSLFPSINFNNTSQSSLISSSSIHHSCGGGIRATNSTNILLHANVFYDSFGHGIHLDGGSHILTDNLLILMKQPETQAEWVTGVKINPSSHVFLSGNSVAGSERIAFHIQGQRCHFGEKSWLDNVAHSSLHGIHIYWEDGLKNCTKISGFLSYKNYDYGLFFHVEGSAVVDSIALVDNRVGLLPIVSQVSVYPSLKQYISIKNSVIVATSPAFDCLRDRINPISANVTLRDRAPSSPYKGRVGIHWPMFTSRPRHWPEYPWHMLAVDGAISGIMKLQDVTFSGFKKSCYSDDIDTCIMSNPGNMAITCPITAKRIKMSDIRPDYIFYFHPPDRTTGCPLSTECSGAQVALFKDLDGSFLGLGPPTSVFSKSELDAVYPCYNVGIYKKDESLLLQI, via the exons ATGGCAGAGGTTGGCTTGTTGTCTCGCAATGTCCAGATTGATACCGACACACCCTGTTCGGGTAGAATTATGGTTGGCCAATATACAAATGTTCTTGGGGAAGAATACTTGG GGTCTCTTGAACTTTCAAACACTGAAATTTCTAATTTTGGATCCTCATTGTTCCCATCAATAAACTTTAATAACACATCACAAAGTTCTTTGATTTCTTCTTCAAGCATTCACCACAGCTGTGGAGGGGGTATAAGAGCTACCAACAGCACAAACATTTTGCTACATGCCAATGTATTTTATGACAGCTTTGGACATGGGATTCACCTTGATGGTGGGAGCCATATTCTTACTGATAACCTTCTCATCTTAATGAAGCAACCTGAAACCCAAGCGGAATGGGTAACCGGTGTGAAGATCAATCCATCAAGCCACGTTTTCTTGTCTGGTAATTCAGTGGCAGGATCTGAACGTATTGCATTTCACATACAAGGCCAAAGGTGTCATTTTGGAGAAAAGTCTTGGCTGGACAATGTGGCTCATTCAAGCCTTCATGGAATTCATATCTACTGGGAGGACGGCCTTAAGAATTGTACAAAAATATCTGGATTCTTGTCCTATAAGAACTATGATTATGGCCTTTTCTTTCATGTGGAAGGCAGTGCTGTGGTGGACAGTATAGCGCTTGTAGACAACAGAGTTGGCCTTTTACCAATTGTTTCCCAAGTATCTGTGTATCCTTCCTTAAAGCAATACATCTCAATCAAAAACTCTGTCATAGTTGCGACAAGCCCAGCATTTGACTGCCTACGGGACAGAATTAACCCAATTTCTGCCAATGTCACACTAAGGGACCGAGCCCCATCTTCACCTTACAAAGGGAGAGTGGGCATTCATTGGCCCATGTTTACCTCAAGACCTAGGCATTGGCCAGAGTACCCATGGCACATGCTAGCAGTTGATGGAGCCATCTCTGGTATAATGAAATTGCAAG ATGTTACATTTTCTGGATTTAAGAAAAGCTGCTACAGTGATGATATTGACACTTGCATTATGTCTAATCCTGGAAACATGGCCATAACCTGCCCAATCACAGCCAAGAGGATTAAGATGTCTGACATAAGACCTGACTACATCTTCTACTTCCATCCGCCTGACAG AACCACAGGTTGCCCGTTATCCACTGAATGTTCTGGTGCACAAGTCGCCCTATTCAAAGATCTGGATGGCAGTTTTCTGGGTCTTGGCCCTCCAACCTCAGTCTTCTCCAAGTCAGAACTTGATGCTGTATATCCCTGTTACAATGTCG